The following proteins are co-located in the Shouchella hunanensis genome:
- a CDS encoding type 1 glutamine amidotransferase domain-containing protein — translation MSTKQLLMVVTNGAKMNNEQFAGIWLSEFTEPYEEFTKAGYHVTVASPKGGESPIDDASLENGIIPEQWHELAEMLKRTIPLAEIQSADYDGIFMPGGHGAMFDLADNPELQQLLRDFYEADKVIGAVCHGPAALTGVLLENGEFLVANRKVTSFTNTEEEGVELVNQMPFLLETRLRKEGALFVGKGDWEENVYADGKLVTGQNPQSSIETAKQFIKAI, via the coding sequence TTGAGTACAAAACAACTACTAATGGTCGTAACAAACGGCGCAAAAATGAATAATGAACAGTTTGCAGGAATTTGGTTATCGGAGTTTACAGAGCCGTATGAAGAATTTACTAAAGCTGGTTACCATGTAACAGTTGCAAGCCCAAAAGGTGGTGAATCACCAATCGATGATGCCAGTTTAGAGAATGGCATCATTCCTGAGCAATGGCATGAACTAGCGGAGATGTTGAAGCGAACCATTCCATTGGCAGAGATTCAATCAGCTGATTATGATGGGATCTTTATGCCTGGTGGTCATGGGGCGATGTTTGATTTAGCAGACAACCCAGAACTCCAGCAACTATTACGTGATTTTTATGAAGCGGATAAAGTGATTGGAGCTGTTTGCCACGGACCGGCAGCATTAACAGGCGTATTGCTGGAAAATGGTGAGTTTCTTGTTGCGAATCGAAAAGTGACGTCCTTCACGAATACAGAAGAAGAAGGCGTTGAATTAGTCAATCAAATGCCTTTCCTATTAGAAACGCGTCTAAGAAAAGAGGGCGCTCTATTCGTAGGTAAAGGAGATTGGGAAGAAAATGTATACGCTGATGGGAAGCTTGTGACGGGTCAAAATCCACAATCATCCATTGAAACGGCAAAACAATTTATTAAAGCGATATAA
- a CDS encoding SDR family oxidoreductase: protein MKNLAVITGAASGIGRATADKFINHNVPVALIDANEEQLNELKQAYPHHSILVYKGDISNNDEMERIFSSIGTYTSSISTLFANAGINGKVTSIEAFHPDDWDQTINTNLRGTFLSVKHAIPFMKNDGGSIILTSSVNGTRTFSNIGMSAYSASKAGIAAFGKMAALELSSYHIRVNTICPGAIKTSIDERTYRDDTSLENLTFKKEISPFPVPAADPSEVANTVYFLSSPEAKHISGTEIVIDAAQTLL, encoded by the coding sequence ATGAAGAATCTTGCCGTTATTACAGGTGCAGCTTCTGGAATTGGCCGTGCTACAGCAGATAAATTTATTAATCACAATGTGCCAGTAGCGTTAATTGATGCAAATGAAGAACAGTTAAATGAACTAAAACAAGCATACCCTCATCACTCTATTCTTGTGTATAAAGGAGATATCTCAAACAATGATGAGATGGAGCGCATTTTTTCTTCCATTGGTACCTACACCTCGTCCATTTCAACATTGTTTGCTAACGCTGGAATAAATGGGAAAGTTACTTCCATTGAAGCATTTCACCCTGATGACTGGGATCAAACCATAAACACGAACTTACGAGGTACTTTTTTAAGTGTGAAGCATGCCATTCCTTTCATGAAAAACGACGGTGGGAGTATAATTTTAACAAGCTCAGTTAATGGGACAAGAACCTTTTCCAATATCGGGATGAGCGCCTACAGCGCTTCTAAAGCAGGAATCGCCGCTTTCGGAAAGATGGCTGCACTGGAGCTTTCTTCTTATCACATTCGAGTAAATACCATCTGTCCTGGTGCTATTAAAACGAGTATTGACGAACGGACCTATCGTGATGACACTTCTTTAGAAAACCTTACGTTCAAAAAAGAAATAAGCCCTTTTCCTGTACCCGCAGCGGATCCAAGTGAAGTGGCTAATACGGTCTATTTTCTTTCTTCTCCGGAAGCAAAACATATTAGTGGCACTGAAATTGTAATAGACGCTGCACAAACACTACTATAA
- a CDS encoding ribose-phosphate diphosphokinase — MNDKFKLFTIQSNPLLTQEVADQLGCTIGECTVNRFSDGEVQIHIQESVRGAKVFILQSTSQPGNEHVIELLIMIDALKRASAGEINVVIPYFGYARQDRKARSREPIAAKLIANLLETAGADRVVTVDLHAPQIQGFFNIPVDPLQGIPLLAQHYIKKNLVNPVVVAPNTSGLGRARKLAEYIDAPIAFVDKRQPEPGFAQAIDIVGEVKGMDAIIIDDLIDTAATVTLAAHSLVENGAKDVYTCCTHPVLTGPAIERLAIAPIKEIVVTNTIELPKEKQLDNMTILSMAGLLADAIYRIYKEQSVSTLFQ, encoded by the coding sequence ATGAACGATAAATTTAAACTGTTTACCATTCAATCAAACCCATTGTTAACGCAAGAAGTTGCCGATCAACTTGGTTGTACAATTGGAGAATGCACAGTGAATCGCTTTAGTGACGGTGAAGTGCAAATTCATATTCAAGAAAGTGTTCGTGGGGCTAAGGTATTTATTTTACAATCAACTTCTCAGCCGGGAAATGAGCATGTGATTGAATTACTCATTATGATTGACGCATTAAAACGAGCTTCAGCAGGGGAAATTAATGTTGTTATACCTTACTTTGGGTATGCTAGACAGGATCGAAAAGCTCGTTCTCGGGAGCCAATAGCTGCAAAGCTTATTGCGAATCTACTTGAAACTGCGGGGGCAGACCGAGTTGTAACAGTCGATTTACATGCTCCACAAATTCAAGGTTTCTTTAATATTCCTGTGGATCCATTGCAAGGAATACCGTTGCTGGCACAGCATTATATCAAGAAAAATCTTGTGAATCCTGTCGTCGTTGCTCCAAATACATCGGGCTTAGGACGAGCAAGGAAGCTAGCCGAATATATTGATGCACCGATTGCTTTTGTTGATAAGCGTCAACCTGAACCTGGTTTTGCGCAAGCGATTGACATTGTAGGTGAAGTAAAAGGAATGGATGCCATTATTATTGATGACCTCATTGATACAGCAGCAACGGTAACATTAGCTGCTCATTCTTTGGTGGAAAACGGTGCTAAAGATGTGTACACGTGTTGTACCCATCCAGTACTGACAGGACCAGCAATCGAGCGGCTAGCCATTGCACCAATAAAAGAAATTGTTGTGACGAATACGATTGAATTACCTAAAGAAAAACAGCTTGATAATATGACCATTTTATCAATGGCAGGTTTGTTAGCTGATGCGATCTATCGAATTTATAAGGAACAATCTGTTAGCACGTTGTTTCAATAA
- a CDS encoding LysM peptidoglycan-binding domain-containing protein, whose protein sequence is MQIHVVQQGESLYGISQAYNTSAEEVINANELDAPNELVVGQTLVIPINGRYYFVQPGDTLTLLSNRYGLPVQEIAQLNQLNPNQNIYPGQRLYFPPLQKSNIETNAYIEPINNVLSESLITAAQSAVPSLTYLAPFSYQIERDGSLSDLNLGPLPDIASQAGASLMMVITNLEDGAFSGDLGQTVLENNSLQNALLDSIIAEANRVGRFSDVHFDFEFLPATMREPYNQFLRKAVERLHPQGLLVSTALAPKTSATQTGQWYEAHDYGAHGTIVDFVVLMTYEWGYSGGPPLAVSPIGPVTDVVNYALSEMPSEKIMLGQNLYGYDWTLPYEPGGEYARAVSPQQAITIARENNAVIQYDESAQAPYYFYVGENGATHEVWFEDARSINAKFNLIREKELRGISYWKLGLSFPQNWLLLNDQFTITKRS, encoded by the coding sequence GTGCAAATTCATGTTGTGCAACAAGGAGAATCACTTTACGGCATTTCTCAAGCGTACAATACCTCAGCTGAAGAGGTCATTAACGCCAATGAATTAGATGCACCCAATGAGCTTGTCGTTGGGCAGACACTCGTTATTCCGATAAATGGCCGATATTACTTTGTCCAGCCAGGAGACACGCTCACCCTCCTTTCTAATCGCTATGGTCTTCCTGTTCAAGAGATCGCTCAATTGAATCAACTTAACCCTAACCAAAATATTTATCCCGGCCAACGCCTTTACTTCCCTCCTTTACAGAAAAGCAACATTGAAACGAACGCCTACATTGAGCCTATTAATAACGTATTAAGTGAGAGTCTTATTACGGCAGCTCAGAGCGCCGTTCCATCACTTACGTACTTAGCGCCTTTCAGCTACCAAATCGAACGAGATGGCAGCCTGAGTGATTTAAACCTCGGTCCTCTGCCTGACATAGCTAGCCAGGCAGGTGCATCATTAATGATGGTCATTACGAATCTGGAGGATGGAGCCTTTAGTGGCGATCTCGGTCAAACCGTTCTAGAAAATAATTCCCTTCAAAATGCTTTACTGGACTCCATTATTGCCGAGGCAAATCGTGTCGGACGTTTTTCAGATGTACATTTTGATTTCGAATTTCTTCCAGCAACTATGCGCGAACCGTATAATCAATTTTTACGAAAAGCAGTTGAACGTTTACACCCACAAGGATTGCTCGTTTCCACTGCTCTTGCACCGAAAACAAGCGCCACCCAAACGGGTCAATGGTATGAAGCCCATGATTACGGTGCGCATGGCACTATTGTTGATTTCGTCGTATTAATGACATATGAATGGGGTTACTCAGGGGGTCCTCCTCTCGCTGTTTCCCCGATCGGTCCCGTTACCGACGTTGTCAATTATGCTCTGTCTGAGATGCCATCTGAAAAAATAATGCTCGGTCAAAATTTGTACGGCTATGATTGGACATTGCCTTATGAACCAGGTGGTGAGTATGCTCGTGCTGTAAGTCCCCAACAAGCCATTACCATTGCACGGGAAAACAATGCCGTTATTCAATACGATGAAAGCGCACAGGCTCCTTATTACTTTTATGTTGGTGAAAATGGTGCTACTCATGAGGTGTGGTTCGAAGATGCTCGATCCATTAATGCAAAATTTAATCTTATTCGCGAAAAGGAATTGCGTGGTATTAGCTATTGGAAATTAGGGCTGTCTTTCCCGCAAAACTGGCTACTATTGAACGATCAATTTACAATCACTAAGCGTAGCTAA
- a CDS encoding NYN domain-containing protein, which translates to MSRGQIESAFHTGDHENIAIFVDYDNVYWTLMNRYNHNPNHESEEKNLFNSLWERYGQDQVRTFRAYADFQRIRSSLTDLQKQRVQIRHVYSNDKEGDSRKNSSDIELCIDAIEMTYKDENISCYVFVTADSDMVPIMSRLMYKGKRVELYYLSEAAPKHTDITNYSHYSEDLREFLQLEVKEYHLESYKLDALRFIEEWEARFGTENELYLGAPWLRNQYSVKFGIPANSASELIDLLKIEKLIGSENKELKNGDVKPSIALTEEGRNWLAPLSKT; encoded by the coding sequence ATGAGTAGAGGACAGATAGAAAGTGCATTTCATACAGGAGATCACGAGAACATTGCGATCTTTGTTGATTATGATAATGTCTATTGGACATTAATGAATCGCTATAATCATAATCCAAATCATGAGAGTGAAGAAAAGAATCTATTCAATTCTTTATGGGAACGTTATGGTCAGGATCAAGTGCGAACGTTTCGAGCGTATGCAGATTTTCAACGAATCCGTTCTAGCTTAACGGATCTGCAAAAACAACGCGTTCAAATACGCCATGTATACTCAAATGATAAAGAAGGAGATTCTCGGAAGAACTCTTCTGATATTGAGCTTTGTATAGATGCAATTGAAATGACGTATAAAGATGAAAATATTTCATGTTATGTGTTTGTCACTGCGGATAGTGATATGGTACCGATTATGAGCCGATTAATGTACAAAGGAAAGCGAGTCGAACTCTATTATTTATCTGAAGCCGCACCAAAGCATACGGATATAACGAATTACTCTCATTATAGTGAGGACTTAAGAGAATTTTTACAGTTAGAAGTAAAAGAATATCATTTAGAATCCTATAAACTAGACGCTTTACGGTTTATTGAAGAGTGGGAAGCAAGATTTGGAACGGAGAACGAATTGTACCTAGGTGCACCGTGGTTACGAAATCAATATTCGGTGAAGTTCGGTATACCAGCAAATTCTGCAAGTGAACTGATCGATTTATTAAAGATTGAAAAGTTAATTGGGTCGGAAAACAAAGAGTTAAAAAACGGAGATGTCAAGCCAAGTATCGCGTTAACAGAAGAAGGACGCAATTGGTTAGCGCCCTTATCGAAAACGTAA
- the yidA gene encoding sugar-phosphatase, whose protein sequence is MYKLIAIDMDGTLLNDQHHVTPGVKAALQEAKAAGVTVVLCTGRPLGGVTRYLKELELTDEDDYVIAYNGSLVQNTHTNENVVSLTLHYDDLLELSATAEALQTPMHFFDQAKLYTFNKDVSPYTIYESYVTQVPLSFRTKEELDKDIVIPKVMFIDEPNRLEETKAAIPASLKERYEMVQSAPFFLEILHPEASKGNAVKQLAGKLGITREEVMCIGDNGNDLSMIQFAGCGVAMENAIPELKEAADYITKSNNEDGVAHAIRMNVLN, encoded by the coding sequence ATGTATAAATTAATTGCCATTGATATGGATGGAACGTTGTTAAATGATCAACATCACGTAACCCCAGGAGTGAAAGCTGCGTTACAAGAGGCTAAAGCAGCTGGAGTAACGGTTGTTTTATGCACAGGAAGACCGCTTGGGGGCGTTACGCGCTATTTAAAGGAATTAGAATTAACGGATGAAGATGATTATGTGATTGCGTACAACGGTTCACTTGTACAAAACACGCATACAAATGAAAATGTTGTCTCACTAACGTTACACTATGATGATTTACTTGAATTGTCTGCTACGGCAGAAGCTCTTCAAACACCGATGCATTTCTTTGATCAAGCGAAGTTATATACATTTAATAAGGACGTTTCGCCTTATACCATATATGAATCGTATGTTACACAAGTGCCTCTAAGTTTTCGAACAAAGGAAGAACTTGATAAAGATATTGTCATACCAAAGGTCATGTTCATTGATGAACCAAATCGTCTTGAGGAAACAAAAGCGGCGATTCCAGCTTCATTAAAAGAACGTTATGAAATGGTTCAAAGCGCTCCTTTCTTCTTGGAAATTCTCCATCCGGAGGCAAGTAAAGGAAATGCGGTCAAACAGCTAGCAGGCAAGCTTGGCATCACACGAGAAGAAGTCATGTGTATTGGAGACAATGGGAATGACTTGTCGATGATACAGTTTGCAGGCTGTGGCGTAGCAATGGAAAACGCCATTCCTGAATTAAAGGAAGCGGCTGATTATATTACAAAGTCAAATAACGAAGATGGCGTTGCACATGCTATTCGAATGAATGTGTTGAATTAA
- a CDS encoding ATP-binding cassette domain-containing protein produces MIHVEKLSKSFGRKVIFDQIRFTAEKGEITCLIGINGVGKTTLLKAIANLTPVNSGQVTIDGEPLRAQQYRDIVFIPDVLPMAPSFSIQEAIDFMKDFYPNWNNERCSELLTFFRLDQHQKLSHLSKGNVAKVNLVLGLSVDSCYILMDEPFSGIDIFSREEIASLFSSGFLEDKGILVTTHEIRDIEHLIDKAVLLKDGTVVKEFYTEDLRLEEGKSIEDVMRDIYINHG; encoded by the coding sequence ATGATTCACGTTGAAAAGCTTTCAAAATCATTTGGTCGTAAGGTGATTTTTGATCAAATTCGTTTCACTGCTGAAAAAGGGGAAATCACTTGTTTGATTGGCATTAATGGGGTGGGGAAAACAACGTTACTAAAAGCTATTGCAAACTTAACGCCTGTTAACAGTGGCCAGGTTACAATTGACGGCGAGCCGCTGCGAGCACAACAGTATCGAGACATTGTCTTTATTCCAGATGTACTTCCTATGGCACCTAGTTTTTCGATCCAAGAAGCCATTGACTTTATGAAAGACTTTTATCCGAATTGGAATAATGAGCGCTGTAGCGAACTGCTTACATTCTTTAGGCTAGATCAGCATCAAAAGCTTAGTCATTTATCGAAAGGGAATGTTGCAAAAGTCAATCTCGTTCTCGGTTTATCAGTAGATTCCTGCTATATTTTAATGGATGAGCCTTTCTCTGGTATTGACATTTTTAGTAGAGAAGAAATTGCCTCGCTCTTTTCAAGCGGATTTCTTGAAGACAAAGGAATTTTAGTGACGACCCATGAAATACGTGATATTGAGCACCTAATAGATAAAGCCGTATTATTAAAAGATGGAACAGTAGTGAAGGAGTTCTATACAGAAGATTTACGACTAGAAGAAGGCAAATCGATTGAAGATGTGATGAGGGATATTTATATAAACCATGGCTAG
- a CDS encoding SE1832 family protein — protein MKTVQQLENELAELKSDFIRIQGDVEKIETIGGNVAKAVEQLDALEKEIADVRNQLREALAET, from the coding sequence ATGAAAACCGTTCAACAATTAGAAAACGAGCTTGCAGAACTAAAGAGTGATTTTATTCGCATCCAAGGAGACGTCGAAAAAATTGAAACGATAGGCGGTAATGTAGCAAAAGCCGTTGAACAGCTAGACGCTCTCGAAAAAGAAATTGCAGATGTTAGAAATCAGCTCCGCGAAGCACTTGCCGAAACATAA
- a CDS encoding GntR family transcriptional regulator, with protein MNILFNNREPVYIQVIRHFKEQIALGHLVAGQEIPSRRELGSTLKINPNTAQRAYKEMEEQQLIETERNKPSRITQDQEILNQIRAELIHESVDLFLDSMKTINVSVDELISIIRNRYEDGGTSHDSR; from the coding sequence ATGAATATATTGTTTAACAACCGTGAACCCGTCTACATTCAAGTCATTCGACATTTTAAAGAACAAATCGCACTCGGTCATTTAGTCGCTGGTCAAGAGATCCCCTCTCGTCGTGAACTTGGCTCAACGTTAAAGATTAATCCGAACACCGCCCAACGTGCTTATAAAGAAATGGAGGAACAACAATTGATTGAAACGGAACGGAATAAACCAAGTCGTATTACGCAAGATCAAGAGATTCTAAACCAAATTCGAGCGGAACTAATTCACGAATCCGTCGATCTCTTTCTCGATTCTATGAAAACAATCAATGTGTCTGTTGATGAGCTCATTTCAATTATTCGCAATCGCTATGAGGACGGAGGTACATCCCATGATTCACGTTGA
- a CDS encoding metallophosphoesterase, with product MFSRKTILVLLLLFIVAIYFFYTQNHRIVLSSHSIEVAQMDAEHNGITIVHLSDLHSAEFGEKNERLIQIVQQEDPSFIFMTGDLIDSYTSNNGEGVDLMKELVSIAPTYYVTGNHEWRLGIVEGLEETLDEIGVTVLRNESLTIEHEGFSFQLVGIDDPDSRGTASPEEIVRDLLDEAIPATAADSYTILLSHRPEVFSIYQDSSADLVFSGHAHGGQVRLPFIGGLLAPGQGLFPDYSEGLYEEEDTKMIVSRGLGNSLFPLRLFNRPEVIRIDLQPPS from the coding sequence TTGTTTAGTCGCAAAACCATTCTTGTGTTACTCCTTCTATTCATTGTAGCCATATACTTTTTCTATACACAAAACCACAGAATCGTCCTGTCCAGTCATTCAATCGAAGTAGCACAAATGGATGCTGAACACAATGGTATCACCATCGTCCATTTATCTGATCTACATTCAGCAGAATTCGGTGAAAAAAATGAACGTCTCATACAAATCGTACAGCAAGAAGACCCGAGCTTCATCTTCATGACCGGTGATTTGATTGATTCCTATACGTCGAACAATGGAGAAGGCGTTGATTTAATGAAGGAATTGGTTTCCATTGCACCAACCTATTATGTAACTGGAAATCACGAATGGCGCTTAGGTATTGTCGAGGGGCTAGAAGAGACACTTGATGAAATTGGTGTAACGGTACTAAGAAATGAATCATTAACGATCGAGCACGAAGGGTTTTCTTTTCAACTAGTCGGTATTGATGATCCTGATTCTAGGGGGACTGCTTCTCCAGAAGAGATCGTAAGGGATTTATTGGATGAAGCGATTCCAGCTACTGCAGCAGATTCTTATACGATACTCCTGTCCCACCGACCAGAAGTGTTTTCGATCTATCAAGATTCAAGTGCAGACTTGGTGTTTTCAGGGCATGCTCATGGGGGTCAAGTTCGCCTTCCTTTTATTGGCGGTTTACTTGCTCCTGGTCAAGGGCTTTTTCCAGACTATAGCGAAGGCTTATATGAGGAAGAGGATACTAAAATGATTGTGAGTAGAGGCTTAGGAAACAGTCTTTTTCCCCTTCGCTTATTTAATCGACCGGAAGTTATTCGAATTGATCTTCAACCCCCTTCATAA
- the nrdF gene encoding class 1b ribonucleoside-diphosphate reductase subunit beta: MTHVYDAANWSKHEDDFTQMFYNQNVKQFWLPEEVALNGDLLTWKYLSANEKDTYMKVLAGLTLLDTEQGNTGMPIVAEHVNGHQRKAVLNFMAMMENAVHAKSYSNIFMTLATTEQINDVFEWVKENPRLQKKADMIVSLYKAIQTGDEISLFKAMVASVYLESFLFYSGFYYPLYFYGQGKLMQSGEIINLILRDEAIHGVYVGLLAQEIFNKQTPDTQTALKEFSIDLLKELYKNELAYTEELYDPVGLSHDVKKFIRYNANKALMNLGFDPYFEDEEINPIVLNGLNTKTKSHDFFSMKGNGYKKATVEPLRDDDFFFADQT, translated from the coding sequence ATGACACACGTTTACGACGCAGCAAATTGGTCAAAGCACGAAGATGATTTTACGCAAATGTTTTACAACCAAAACGTTAAACAGTTTTGGCTTCCTGAAGAAGTCGCTTTAAATGGCGACCTTCTTACATGGAAGTACTTATCTGCTAACGAAAAGGATACGTATATGAAAGTGTTAGCCGGGCTAACCTTACTTGATACGGAGCAAGGCAATACAGGAATGCCCATTGTTGCTGAACATGTGAACGGCCATCAGCGAAAAGCGGTTCTTAATTTTATGGCGATGATGGAAAATGCTGTTCATGCAAAATCCTATTCAAACATCTTTATGACTCTTGCCACAACCGAGCAAATTAATGATGTATTTGAATGGGTAAAAGAAAATCCTCGTTTGCAGAAAAAAGCAGATATGATCGTTTCTCTTTATAAAGCGATTCAAACAGGCGATGAGATTTCACTATTTAAAGCAATGGTCGCATCGGTTTACTTAGAAAGTTTCTTGTTTTACAGTGGATTTTATTACCCTCTTTATTTCTATGGGCAAGGTAAGCTTATGCAAAGTGGAGAAATTATTAACTTAATTCTCCGTGACGAGGCTATTCATGGCGTATACGTTGGTTTACTGGCTCAAGAAATTTTCAATAAACAAACACCTGATACGCAAACAGCTTTAAAAGAGTTTTCAATTGATTTATTAAAAGAACTTTACAAGAATGAGCTTGCTTACACAGAAGAATTGTATGACCCAGTTGGCTTGTCACACGATGTTAAAAAGTTTATTCGTTACAATGCAAACAAAGCACTAATGAACCTTGGATTTGATCCCTACTTTGAAGATGAAGAGATTAATCCAATCGTTCTGAACGGCTTAAATACAAAAACAAAGTCACATGATTTCTTCTCAATGAAAGGAAACGGCTATAAAAAAGCAACAGTCGAGCCATTACGAGACGATGATTTCTTTTTTGCCGATCAAACATAA
- a CDS encoding MBL fold metallo-hydrolase, with protein sequence MSDEGFTSPLTFIGCGSAFHTALGNNGGYFYHNQELGMFDCGSATFERLLRFRVLENVERITVMLTHTHPDHIGSLGDFIFYSYIKMAPAFKAKLCIKAPRTLLMHAKDLLMRMGVEEGQAIWQSLEEDSAFGPYNVTAFPAEHAPHLECYSYECVHQAKNEHFYYSGDAKNIPQPVLNRMNEDFYQMVYQDTSFLDYPGNVHLSLSKLEDLIPTAKRHAICCMHLDETFPTNEVKEKGFQVATDYQVKEVARG encoded by the coding sequence TTGTCAGATGAAGGATTCACATCACCACTAACGTTTATAGGATGCGGTAGTGCTTTTCATACAGCGTTAGGAAACAACGGCGGATATTTTTATCATAATCAGGAGTTAGGCATGTTTGACTGTGGGAGTGCCACATTTGAACGACTTCTTCGCTTTCGTGTCTTAGAAAATGTTGAAAGAATAACGGTTATGTTAACCCATACCCATCCCGATCACATTGGTTCATTAGGAGATTTTATTTTTTATTCCTACATAAAAATGGCGCCAGCCTTTAAGGCGAAGCTCTGCATTAAGGCACCACGGACATTGCTTATGCATGCAAAAGATTTACTGATGCGAATGGGCGTTGAAGAAGGACAGGCCATTTGGCAATCATTAGAGGAAGACTCGGCTTTTGGACCATACAATGTAACGGCTTTTCCTGCTGAACACGCTCCACATTTAGAGTGTTATAGCTATGAATGTGTGCACCAAGCGAAAAACGAACATTTTTATTATAGTGGCGATGCAAAAAACATACCCCAACCTGTTTTAAACCGGATGAATGAAGATTTTTATCAGATGGTTTACCAAGATACATCCTTTTTAGACTATCCTGGGAACGTGCATCTTTCGCTTTCAAAGCTTGAAGACCTTATCCCAACAGCGAAACGTCACGCAATTTGCTGCATGCATTTGGATGAGACCTTTCCTACTAATGAAGTCAAAGAAAAAGGTTTTCAAGTTGCAACAGATTATCAAGTGAAAGAAGTGGCTAGAGGATAA
- a CDS encoding Rrf2 family transcriptional regulator, giving the protein MKVKSGVEQAVCILVMLATQSNQQYVKSDTISTRLHVSPSYLKKVMRKLVVHELIKSTPGNSGGFSLARPAESITMLDIVRAIEGEGSFMKSEGLIERVFPETDAAKIGSLQLEAIFSDAQDAYFHSLKKVSLKDALLSTLNRDSIQLVDWNDSFGQTDIEKLQNER; this is encoded by the coding sequence ATGAAAGTAAAAAGTGGTGTTGAGCAAGCGGTTTGTATACTTGTTATGCTTGCGACGCAATCAAATCAACAATATGTTAAAAGCGATACCATCTCGACACGATTGCATGTCTCACCATCTTATTTAAAGAAAGTGATGCGCAAGCTTGTCGTTCACGAATTAATTAAATCGACACCAGGAAACAGCGGAGGATTTTCACTAGCGCGTCCAGCTGAGTCGATTACGATGCTTGATATTGTACGAGCTATTGAAGGAGAAGGCTCTTTCATGAAATCAGAAGGTTTAATCGAACGGGTCTTTCCAGAAACTGATGCTGCTAAAATTGGCTCTCTACAACTTGAAGCCATTTTTTCCGATGCACAAGATGCTTATTTTCATTCACTAAAAAAAGTCTCGTTAAAAGACGCTTTGCTGTCAACATTGAATCGAGACAGCATTCAGCTTGTGGATTGGAACGATTCATTTGGACAAACAGATATTGAGAAACTTCAGAATGAACGTTAA